Proteins from a genomic interval of Salvelinus alpinus chromosome 7, SLU_Salpinus.1, whole genome shotgun sequence:
- the LOC139580272 gene encoding uncharacterized protein: protein MSHSATEQEERAEPAGRKGDSESHRMRKGVGLQAPPPVKVFTPLQQAPPPVKVFTPLQQAPPPVKVFTPLQQAPPPVKVFTPLQQAPPPVKVFTPLQQAPPPVKVFTPLQQAPPPVKAFTPLQQAPPPVKAFTPLQQAPPPVKAFTPLQQAPPPVKAFTPLQQAPPTLYSKRPQPSTASAPNPLQQAPPPVKVFTPLQQAPPPVKAFTPLQQAPPPVKAFTPPQQAPPPVKAFTPLQQAPPPVKAFTPLQQAPPPVKVFTPLQQAPPPVKAFTPLQQAPPPVKVFTPLQQAPPPVKVFTPLQQAPPPVKVFTPLQQAPPPVKAFTPLQQAPPPVKAFTPLQQAPPPVKVFTPLQQAPPPVKVFTPLQQAPPPVNVFTPLQQAPPPVKVFTPLQQAPPPVKVFTPLQQAPPPVKVFTPLQQAPPPVKAFTPLQQAPPPVKVFTPLQQAPPPVKAFTPPQQAPPPVKAFTPPQQAPPPVKVFTPLQQAPPPVKVFTPHCYVNHLI from the coding sequence CAAGCGCCCCCGCCGGTCAAGGTCTTCACCCCTCTACAGCAAGCGCCCCCGCCGGTCAAGGTCTTCACCCCTCTACAGCAAGCGCCCCCGCCGGTCAAGGTCTTCACCCCTCTACAGCAAGCGCCCCCGCCGGTCAAGGTCTTCACCCCTCTACAGCAAGCGCCCCCGCCGGTCAAGGTCTTCACCCCTCTACAGCAAGCGCCCCCGCCGGTCAAGGTCTTCACCCCTCTACAGCAAGCGCCCCCGCCGGTCAAGGCCTTCACCCCTCTACAGCAAGCGCCCCCGCCGGTCAAGGCCTTCACCCCTCTACAGCAAGCGCCCCCGCCGGTCAAGGCCTTCACCCCTCTACAGCAAGCGCCCCCGCCGGTCAAGGCCTTCACCCCTCTACAGCAAGCGCCCCCAACCCTCTACAGCAAGCGCCCCCAACCCTCTACAGCAAGCGCCCCCAACCCTCTACAGCAAGCGCCCCCGCCGGTCAAGGTCTTCACCCCTCTACAGCAAGCGCCCCCGCCGGTCAAGGCCTTCACCCCTCTACAGCAAGCGCCCCCGCCGGTCAAGGCCTTCACCCCTCCCCAGCAAGCGCCCCCGCCGGTCAAGGCCTTCACCCCTCTACAGCAAGCGCCCCCGCCGGTCAAGGCCTTCACCCCTCTACAGCAAGCGCCCCCGCCGGTCAAGGTCTTCACCCCTCTACAGCAAGCGCCCCCGCCGGTCAAGGCCTTCACCCCTCTACAGCAAGCGCCCCCGCCGGTCAAGGTCTTCACCCCTCTACAGCAAGCGCCCCCGCCGGTCAAGGTCTTCACCCCTCTACAGCAAGCGCCCCCGCCGGTCAAGGTCTTCACCCCTCTACAGCAAGCGCCCCCGCCGGTCAAGGCCTTCACCCCTCTACAGCAAGCGCCCCCGCCGGTCAAGGCCTTCACCCCTCTACAGCAAGCGCCCCCGCCGGTCAAGGTCTTCACCCCTCTACAGCAAGCGCCCCCGCCGGTCAAGGTCTTCACCCCTCTACAGCAAGCGCCCCCGCCGGTCAACGTCTTCACCCCTCTACAGCAAGCGCCCCCGCCGGTCAAGGTCTTCACCCCTCTACAGCAAGCGCCCCCGCCGGTCAAGGTCTTCACCCCTCTACAGCAAGCGCCCCCGCCGGTCAAGGTCTTCACCCCTCTACAGCAAGCGCCCCCGCCGGTCAAGGCCTTCACCCCTCTACAGCAAGCGCCCCCGCCGGTCAAGGTCTTCACCCCTCTACAGCAAGCGCCCCCGCCGGTCAAGGCCTTCACCCCTCCCCAGCAAGCGCCCCCGCCGGTCAAGGCCTTCACCCCTCCCCAGCAAGCGCCCCCGCCGGTCAAGGTCTTCACCCCTCTACAGCAAGCGCCCCCGCCGGTCAAGGTCTTCACCCCCCACTGCTATGTCAATCACCTCATCTGA